In Picosynechococcus sp. PCC 7002, the following are encoded in one genomic region:
- the tilS gene encoding tRNA lysidine(34) synthetase TilS, with product MNWSPLHARLHQHLKESNLLPAGAKLIMAVSGGQDSVCLSRLMLDLQRHWQWSLAIAHCHHGWPGDEEIAAHVQTLGAQWQLPFYLCRAVSSLPETENAARRWRYETLTHLAEQLDQAYVVTGHTQSDRAETLIYNLVRGAGTAGLGSLTERRSLSNKVKLVRPLLTITRQETGEFCRQFNLLVCFDPFNQQMRFKRNQIRQQILPHLRTLNTQADKHLAQTALILQDENDYLEAIAQQYLQQALTPQQHLHRLVLQPLHIALQRRIIRQYLQQVLPKMPTFAQISATVELIHGCNGDRLSTLPGKIQLQVMGEWLVPEALKSNLPKSTNNQDHYPPQAKDY from the coding sequence ATGAACTGGAGTCCTTTACACGCGCGGCTACACCAACATTTGAAGGAGTCAAATTTATTGCCTGCAGGGGCCAAGCTCATCATGGCTGTCTCCGGCGGGCAGGATTCTGTGTGTTTAAGTCGGTTGATGCTGGACTTACAACGCCATTGGCAATGGTCCTTGGCGATCGCCCATTGTCACCATGGCTGGCCCGGTGATGAAGAGATTGCCGCCCACGTACAAACTCTGGGGGCACAATGGCAGTTACCTTTCTACCTCTGCCGCGCGGTGTCTTCTCTCCCAGAAACAGAAAATGCGGCACGCCGCTGGCGCTATGAAACCCTAACTCACTTAGCAGAACAACTCGATCAGGCCTATGTGGTGACGGGTCATACTCAAAGTGACCGTGCAGAAACCTTAATATATAACCTGGTGCGGGGGGCGGGGACGGCTGGTCTAGGCAGTCTCACCGAACGGCGATCGCTCTCCAACAAGGTCAAGTTGGTGCGTCCTTTGTTGACAATTACGCGACAGGAAACGGGGGAATTTTGCCGACAATTTAATCTGCTTGTGTGTTTTGATCCTTTCAATCAACAAATGCGCTTTAAACGCAACCAAATACGCCAGCAAATCTTGCCCCATTTACGGACATTAAACACCCAAGCCGATAAACACCTTGCCCAAACAGCGCTCATTTTGCAGGATGAAAATGACTACCTTGAGGCGATCGCCCAACAATATCTCCAGCAAGCCCTAACTCCCCAGCAACATCTCCATCGCCTTGTCCTACAGCCCTTACACATTGCCCTCCAACGCCGGATAATCCGGCAATATCTCCAGCAAGTTTTGCCCAAAATGCCCACCTTCGCCCAAATTAGCGCTACAGTCGAGTTGATCCATGGCTGCAATGGCGATCGCCTCAGCACTTTACCCGGTAAAATTCAACTGCAAGTCATGGGAGAATGGCTTGTGCCGGAAGCACTAAAATCAAATTTACCCAAATCAACTAATAATCAAGATCATTATCCGCCGCAGGCCAAAGACTATTAA
- a CDS encoding RNA polymerase sigma factor SigF — MEPTTTKVSDNIKSKTLELLQEYRQSQDVKIRNQIVSLNIGLVRKEAHHWSRQCSENFDDLMQVGSLGLLRAIERFTLERGNAFSSFANPYIRGEIQHYLRDKSSTVRIPRRMLQLRQQSNRFIHTFRQEHNRQPSAIEIAEHLNISVTEWQSINLAYQNRDPVSLDVSVKADQGENTSLGDLVPDPGYKSFQLAIEDQIRIQQGLAQLEEHTRKVLEFVFLHDLTQKEAADLLGVSVITVSRRIKKGINSLKKILGGD; from the coding sequence ATGGAACCTACGACGACAAAAGTTAGTGACAATATTAAGTCAAAAACCCTGGAACTGTTACAGGAATATCGGCAGTCCCAAGATGTCAAAATTCGTAATCAGATTGTAAGTTTAAATATTGGCTTGGTTCGCAAAGAAGCCCACCATTGGTCGAGACAATGTAGCGAAAATTTTGATGATCTCATGCAGGTGGGGAGCTTGGGTTTACTCCGGGCCATTGAGCGATTTACCCTAGAGCGGGGCAACGCTTTCAGTTCCTTTGCGAATCCCTATATCCGCGGTGAAATTCAACATTACCTGCGAGATAAAAGCTCTACTGTCCGTATTCCCCGCCGAATGTTGCAATTGCGGCAACAGTCTAATCGCTTTATCCACACTTTTCGCCAAGAACATAATCGACAACCCTCTGCCATCGAAATCGCTGAACACCTCAACATTTCTGTAACTGAATGGCAATCCATTAATCTGGCTTATCAAAACCGTGATCCTGTCAGTCTTGATGTTTCTGTAAAAGCTGACCAAGGGGAAAATACTTCTTTAGGAGATCTGGTTCCGGATCCGGGTTACAAAAGCTTTCAACTGGCCATTGAAGATCAAATTCGCATTCAACAGGGCCTTGCTCAACTCGAAGAACATACCCGCAAGGTATTGGAATTTGTTTTTCTCCATGACCTTACCCAAAAAGAGGCCGCTGACCTACTAGGAGTGAGTGTTATTACCGTGTCACGGCGGATTAAAAAAGGGATTAATTCCCTTAAGAAAATCCTCGGTGGTGATTAG
- a CDS encoding DnaJ C-terminal domain-containing protein yields the protein MAATDFKDYYSILGVSKSASADEIKKKFRKLALQYHPDRNPGNDAAEAKFKEISEAYEVLSDPEKRQKYDQFGQYWQQAARGGGSPYGGAGVNVDFENFSNFDFGNFGSFDEFINDLLGRAAASAGPRSTGNPYSDFGFNTAASGTTQGADREANIQLTLSEAFRGVEKRLSLGTETITVKIPAGVTNGNKIRVKGKGSPSAMGGQRGDLYLIVQLQAHHFFHFEGDNLICTLPITPDEAVLGASVAVPTPDGMVTMKIPPGIKSGQSLRLRGKGWPKPKGNRTDQLVKIEIAVPAAPTEAEKECYEKLRALNSFKPRDRLQNVSL from the coding sequence ATGGCAGCAACGGATTTTAAAGATTACTATTCCATCCTTGGGGTCAGTAAAAGTGCCTCTGCCGATGAAATTAAGAAAAAGTTTCGCAAGCTCGCTCTCCAATACCATCCTGATCGCAATCCAGGCAATGATGCCGCTGAAGCGAAGTTTAAGGAAATTAGTGAAGCATACGAAGTTCTTTCTGATCCAGAAAAACGGCAAAAATATGACCAGTTTGGCCAATACTGGCAACAGGCTGCTCGCGGGGGCGGTAGTCCCTATGGTGGCGCTGGCGTAAACGTCGATTTTGAGAACTTTAGTAACTTCGACTTTGGTAATTTTGGAAGCTTTGATGAATTTATTAACGATTTACTCGGACGAGCCGCAGCGAGTGCGGGGCCAAGAAGTACCGGGAATCCCTACAGTGATTTTGGTTTCAATACAGCAGCGAGTGGTACAACCCAAGGCGCCGATCGAGAAGCAAATATTCAACTGACATTGTCCGAAGCCTTTCGCGGTGTTGAAAAACGGTTGAGCCTAGGCACAGAGACAATTACAGTCAAAATCCCAGCAGGAGTAACCAACGGCAATAAAATCCGTGTCAAGGGCAAAGGTTCTCCTAGTGCCATGGGCGGCCAGAGGGGTGATCTGTATTTAATTGTTCAGCTCCAGGCCCATCATTTTTTCCACTTTGAAGGGGATAACTTAATCTGTACTTTACCCATTACCCCCGATGAGGCTGTGCTAGGGGCATCTGTCGCAGTCCCAACGCCGGATGGTATGGTGACGATGAAAATTCCCCCAGGGATTAAATCAGGACAATCACTGCGACTCCGAGGCAAGGGCTGGCCCAAACCAAAGGGAAACCGCACGGATCAGCTTGTCAAAATAGAAATTGCTGTCCCTGCTGCACCCACCGAAGCGGAAAAAGAGTGTTATGAGAAGCTCCGGGCGCTTAATTCTTTTAAACCCCGCGATCGCCTCCAAAATGTAAGCCTCTAA